One genomic window of Motacilla alba alba isolate MOTALB_02 chromosome 1, Motacilla_alba_V1.0_pri, whole genome shotgun sequence includes the following:
- the CCDC89 gene encoding LOW QUALITY PROTEIN: coiled-coil domain-containing protein 89 (The sequence of the model RefSeq protein was modified relative to this genomic sequence to represent the inferred CDS: inserted 2 bases in 2 codons; substituted 6 bases at 6 genomic stop codons), whose protein sequence is MAXETGAGMADSTVDPETGKDVEXLTKSLEELCESSKEQSEEALLLSHLEQHHHLVSILKRKVNDIHQHCRDLELLNMELEKLRGEDAVKIKIQTQRIQYLEGCFMDLVKNHEKMIQFXNEHKKQHLQLWEENKRLRQDREALFSQAVREKEAQVLWLAAQARKLSQQLCSLQKKYASESHRAQEXEKELLEAQSQQADXEVDSLKKQLQLLQERHQXAAARAEQAERQQRAXGSELQARLEGTHEEKXQLLNLAMERTKALQVKEKEIQQLKEKVETVEEAMQRAGRCLKKEAAAADKDLKVQELQGQLEYSKQVYNELLLLFDAYRKHSMDLTTKERALNVKTPSLCCITAVFSLFSSQQVPLC, encoded by the exons ATGGCTTaggagacaggagcagggatggctgACTCCACAGTTGATCCAGAGACAGGCAAAGATGTGG ATCTGACAAAAAGCTTGGAGGAACTCTGTGAGAGCTCTAAGGAGCAGAGTGAGGAGGCACTGCTGCTTTCACACTTAGAACAGCATCATCATCTCGTCTCTATACTAAAGAGGAAAGTGAATGATATACACCAACACTGCAgagacctggagctgctcaacATGGAGCTGGAGAAACTGAGGGGAGAGGATgctgtgaaaattaaaatccagaCCCAGCGTATTCAGTATTTGGAGGGGTGCTTCATGGATCTGGTCAAAAACCATGAAAAGATGATCCAGTTCTAAAACGAACACAAAaaacagcacctgcagctgtgggaagagaACAAGCGTCTGCGGCAGGACAGGGAAGCACTCTTCAGCCAGGCTGTGAGGGAGAAGGAAGCTCAAGTGCTCTGGCTGGCAGCCCAGGCCAGGAAGCTCTCACAGCAGTTATGCTCCTTGCAGAAGAAATATGCTTCTGAGAGTCACAGAGCCCAGGAGTGAGAGAAGGAACTGCTGGAAGCTCAGAGCCAACAAGCAG AGGAGGTGGATTCActgaagaagcagctgcagctcctacAAGAGAGGCACCAATAAGCTGCTGCAAGGGCCgagcaggcagagaggcagcagagggCTTAGGGCAGTGAGCTGCAGGCGAGGCTGGAAGGCACACATGAAGAGAAATAGCAGCTACTGAACCTGGCCATGGAGAGGACCAAAGCTCTGCAAGTTAAGGAGAAGGAGattcagcagctgaaggagaaagtAGAGACTGTGGAGGAAGCcatgcagagagcaggaaggtgccTCAAGAAAGAGGCGGCAGCAGCAGACAAAGATCTGAAGGTTCAAGAGCTCCAAGGACAGCTAGAATACAGCAAACAGGTGTACAATGAACTCCTGCTGTTGTTTGATGCTTATAGAAAGCACAGTATGGATTTGACGACTAAAGAGAGAGCTCTGAACGTCAAAACTCCATCACTTTGTTGCATAACTgcagttttttctctgttctcctCTCAACAGGTGCCTCTGTGCTAA
- the CREBZF gene encoding CREB/ATF bZIP transcription factor, with product MRHSLTQLLAASAGGASPSGAVWPLAGAGQVPRGRDGGGEGDPGPARPKPQPPPRREPPGALEPRRPEKEAEAPGGPLEVWEQEDWFPGLELGDLLEAARPDWDLDAELSDCFCGDPEPLPAPGQGPRPAAPGRRSGGAGSRLKAAAAARLNRLKKKQYVLGLESRLQGLAAENRQLRDRNRGLSRRLRELERESSYLRAVLANQSALGQLLSRLAGTRAGGLQLSTSLFRDTGSPRRPHQHLQPAGESSDHDYALPSSRPRGLEEAAAVTETEEEWAAPGGICLHVDRDQVSVEFCSICARRAAASFKM from the coding sequence aTGCGCCACAGCCTCACGCAGCTGCTGGCGGCCTCGGCCGGCGGGGCCAGCCCCTCGGGCGCCGTCTGGCCGCTGGCCGGAGCGGGGCAGGTCCCGAGAGGGCGGGATGGCGGCGGGGAAGGGGACCCGGGCCCCGCGCGGCCCAAaccgcagccgccgccgcggcgGGAGCCCCCGGGCGCCTTGGAGCCGCGGCGGCCGGAGAAGGAGGCCGAGGCGCCCGGCGGCCCGCTGGAGGTGTGGGAGCAAGAGGACTGGTtcccggggctggagctgggagacCTGCTGGAGGCGGCCCGGCCGGACTGGGACCTGGACGCGGAGCTGAGCGACTGCTTCTGTGGGGACCCGGAGCCGCTGCCCGCGCCGGGCCAGGGCCCGCGGCCGGCGGCGCCCGGGCGgaggagcggcggggccgggagtCGGCTgaaggcggcggcggcggcgcggtTGAACCGGCTGAAGAAGAAGCAGtatgtgctggggctggagagccgcctgcagggcctggctgcCGAGAACCGGCAGCTGCGGGACCGCAACCGCGGCCTGAGCCGCCGCCTGCGAGAGCTGGAGCGGGAGAGCAGCTACCTGCGGGCTGTGCTGGCGAACCAGAGCgcgctggggcagctcctgagccGCCTGGCCGGGACCCGCGCCGGcgggctgcagctcagcaccagcctcTTCAGGGACACGggcagcccccgccgcccgcaccagcacctgcagcccgCCGGCGAGAGCAGCGACCACGACTACgccctgcccagctcccggccccgcgggctggaggaggcggcggcggtgACTGAGACGGAGGAGGAGTGGGCGGCCCCCGGTGGGATCTGCCTGCACGTGGACCGGGATCAGGTGTCGGTGGAGTTCTGCTCCATCTGTGCTCGGcgggctgcagcctccttcaAAATGTAG